In one Drosophila pseudoobscura strain MV-25-SWS-2005 chromosome X, UCI_Dpse_MV25, whole genome shotgun sequence genomic region, the following are encoded:
- the LOC4814232 gene encoding uncharacterized protein isoform X2 — translation MRSKILLNSPPPLFLFLHTLVKIHFKHCFMFVHTFGIYINTISINPLYDSMAIENKRQKTHTKNIKQKNRTRNFDFSSAAGGWRLAAAVSMAMALSGVVGKPRQARAGGKDLSDATDISSDNVSFELPDELFNKSFQTITNVSKSLSRLIMGSARRYSRFVLFFKPIFGDALVVKGYEDPTTTTTTTTRRTTTAEVDKLNEV, via the exons ATGCGGAGCAAAATCTTGTTgaattcccccccccccctgtttttgtttcttcacACCCTAGTTAAGATCCACTTTAAGCATTGTTTCATGTTTGTACATACATTCGgcatatatattaatactATATCAATCAACCCACTCTATGACTCTATGGCGATCGAAAATAAAcgacaaaaaacacacacaaaaaacataaaacagaaaaaccgTACTCGAAATTTTGATTTCAGTTCtgcggctggcggctggcggctggcggctgcCGTCTCCATGGCCATGGCCTTGTCTGGGGTCGtg GGCAAGCCGAGGCAGGCACGAGCCGGGGGCAAAGACCTGAGCGATGCCACGGACATCAGCAGCGACAACGTGTCGTTCGAGCTACCCGACGAGCTCTTCAACAAGTCCTTCCAGACCATCACCAATGTCTCCAAGTCGCTGTCCCGCCTGATCATG GGCTCTGCACGTCGCTACTCCCGCTTTGTGCTCTTCTTCAAGCCCATCTTTGGGGATGCTTTGGTGGTCAAGGGTTACGAGGATCccaccaccacaaccacaacaacaaccagacGCACGACGACCGCAGAGGTGGATAAGCTCAACGAAGTCTAA
- the LOC4814291 gene encoding microfibril-associated glycoprotein 4 isoform X1, whose product MSQMLQLDALVMAMACLTTTQTDLGGGLGMVPPILDNSVSHRGFYIDLSLSYLYLQTSCPISALSGLTTRLQALTNDIASVKEQIGGLQEQLVDLRRSGGPAGYPVSLGLPNAIGSRLPISSLSSLDVDVSQLLAAQGGPGAGGDPKTPSNCLKQQGGVVRIQTRANVEPFFVFCENNVSGGGWTMVVNRYDGSEDFNRKWADYKIGFGSITTEFFIGLDKLHQILSSDNYELLVQLQNRKQELRYALYDRFGIGSESEQYHLSVLGKYKGDAADALRQHEGKKFSTQDRDNDESEANCAAAQSAAFWYGSSCNLSNPFGLYQRLLDRDKDEYKGILWRGFLDGPKGSLKIVRMMVRPRNGTS is encoded by the exons ATGTCGCAGATGCTACAGCTAGACGCGTTGGTCATGGCCATGGCGTGCCTTACCACAACGCAAACGGATCTGGGCGGGGGACTGGGGATGGTGCCACCCATTCTGGATAATTCGGTGAGTCATAGAGGATTCTACATCGATCTATCTTTAtcctatctgtatctgcagaCTAGCTGTCCCATCTCTGCGCTTAGTGGCCTCACCACACGCCTGCAGGCCCTGACCAATGACATTGCGAGTGTCAAGGAGCAGATCGGCGGCCTCCAGGAGCAGCTGGTGGACCTGCGAAGGAGTGGCGGTCCCGCTGGCTATCCAGTGTCCCTGGGCTTGCCGAATGCCATTGGATCGCGACT ACCTATCTCCTCCCTCTCTAgcctggatgtggatgtgtccCAGTTACTGGCAGCCCAAGGCGGCCCCGGGGCGGGGGGTGATCCCAAAACGCCGAGCAACTGCCTCAAGCAGCAGGGCGGTGTGGTGCGGATACAAACCCGTGCGAATGTGGAGCCCTTCTTCGTGTTCTGCGAGAATAATGTGAGTGGCGGTGGCTGGACCATGGTGGTCAACCGATACGACGGCAGCGAGGACTTCAATCGCAAGTGGGCCGACTACAAGATCGGGTTCGGGTCCATCACCACCGAGTTCTTCATCGGGCTGGACAAGCTCCACCAGATCCTCAGCAGCGACAACTACGAGCTTCTAGTGCAGCTGCAGAACCGCAAGCAGGAGCTGCGCTATGCCCTATATGACCGCTTTGGGATCGGCAGCGAGTCGGAACAGTACCACCTGAGCGTCCTCGGGAAGTACAAGGGCGATGCCGCCGACGCTCTGCGCCAGCACGAGGGCAAGAAGTTTAGCACCCAGGACAGGGACAACGACGAAAGTGAGGCCAATTGTGCGGCCGCCCAGTCGGCGGCCTTCTGGTACGGCAGCTCCTGCAACCTAAG CAATCCCTTTGGCTTGTATCAGCGACTGCTCGATCGGGACAAGGACGAGTACAAGGGTATTCTGTGGCGCGGATTCCTCGATGGCCCCAAGGGCTCCCTGAAGATAGTACGCATGATGGTCCGCCCCCGAAACGGAACGTCGTAG
- the LOC4814388 gene encoding fibrinogen-like protein A isoform X1 — protein sequence MALEALVTALACLSTTTMPEKTVIMRNSVEPFLIDVNDTACPVSTLGGLAARIQFMTDELQTLKTELSNLQQLIDEYRIQAPGEAIGTRSLHPVPAIVQALPAMPSDDTPRNCLGQKHGQVLIRVARDSEPFFVSCDQNVHNGGWLVIANRFDGSEKFDRDWQNYKAGFGYLNSEFFIGLDKLNRLTNSGSYELLVIMRHKTPEERFAIYDHFSIGNEAEKYLFNVLGPYKGDAGDSLRYHAGKKFTTYDQDNDDNAQNCARIHAGAWWYGRECIESNLFGTFQPKFGQEIGYFKGILWKTFLPGPTGSLSYVRMLIRPKKKTS from the exons ATGGCGCTGGAGGCGCTCGTCACCGCTTTGGCCTGCCTCAGCACCACCACGATGCCAGAGAAGACTGTGATAATGCGGAACTCGGTGGAGCCTTTCCTAATCGATGTGAAT GACACTGCCTGTCCCGTCAGCACCTTGGGCGGCTTGGCAGCACG CATCCAGTTTATGACGGACGAGCTGCAGACACTCAAAACGGAGCTAAGCAATCTACAGCAGCTGATCGATGAATACAGGATCCAGGCGCCGGGGGAGGCCATTGGTACCCGGTC ACTCCATCCAGTCCCAGCCATTGTCCAGGCCTTGCCAGCCATGCCCAGCGATGATACGCCCCGGAATTGCTTGGGCCAGAAGCACGGCCAGGTGCTCATCCGGGTGGCCAGAGATTCGGAGCCCTTCTTCGTGAGCTGTGACCAGAATGTACACAACGGGGGCTGGCTAGTGATCGCCAACAGGTTTGATGGCAGCGAGAAATTTGACCGCGACTGGCAGAACTACAAGGCCGGCTTTGGGTACCTCAACTCGGAGTTTTTCATCGGGCTGGACAAGCTGAACCGGCTGACCAACAGCGGGTCCTACGAGCTGCTCGTGATAATGCGCCACAAGACGCCTGAGGAGCGCTTCGCCATCTATGATCACTTCAGCATTGGCAACGAGGCCGAGAAGTATCTGTTCAACGTTCTGGGGCCCTACAAGGGCGATGCCGGCGACTCCCTGCGCTACCATGCGGGCAAGAAGTTCACCACCTACGACCAGGACAACGACGACAATGCACAGAACTGCGCTAGGATCCATGCGGGCGCATGGTGGTATGGTCGCGAGTGTATCGAGAG CAACCTCTTTGGCACCTTCCAGCCAAAGTTTGGCCAGGAGATTGGCTACTTCAAGGGCATACTGTGGAAAACCTTTTTGCCGGGGCCTACAGGCTCCCTCAGCTACGTTCGCATGCTCATCCGGCCCAAAAAAAAGACATCGTAG
- the LOC4814291 gene encoding microfibril-associated glycoprotein 4 isoform X3, with protein sequence MSQMLQLDALVMAMACLTTTQTDLGGGLGMVPPILDNSTSCPISALSGLTTRLQALTNDIASVKEQIGGLQEQLVDLRRSGGPAGYPVSLGLPNAIGSRLPISSLSSLDVDVSQLLAAQGGPGAGGDPKTPSNCLKQQGGVVRIQTRANVEPFFVFCENNVSGGGWTMVVNRYDGSEDFNRKWADYKIGFGSITTEFFIGLDKLHQILSSDNYELLVQLQNRKQELRYALYDRFGIGSESEQYHLSVLGKYKGDAADALRQHEGKKFSTQDRDNDESEANCAAAQSAAFWYGSSCNLSNPFGLYQRLLDRDKDEYKGILWRGFLDGPKGSLKIVRMMVRPRNGTS encoded by the exons ATGTCGCAGATGCTACAGCTAGACGCGTTGGTCATGGCCATGGCGTGCCTTACCACAACGCAAACGGATCTGGGCGGGGGACTGGGGATGGTGCCACCCATTCTGGATAATTCG aCTAGCTGTCCCATCTCTGCGCTTAGTGGCCTCACCACACGCCTGCAGGCCCTGACCAATGACATTGCGAGTGTCAAGGAGCAGATCGGCGGCCTCCAGGAGCAGCTGGTGGACCTGCGAAGGAGTGGCGGTCCCGCTGGCTATCCAGTGTCCCTGGGCTTGCCGAATGCCATTGGATCGCGACT ACCTATCTCCTCCCTCTCTAgcctggatgtggatgtgtccCAGTTACTGGCAGCCCAAGGCGGCCCCGGGGCGGGGGGTGATCCCAAAACGCCGAGCAACTGCCTCAAGCAGCAGGGCGGTGTGGTGCGGATACAAACCCGTGCGAATGTGGAGCCCTTCTTCGTGTTCTGCGAGAATAATGTGAGTGGCGGTGGCTGGACCATGGTGGTCAACCGATACGACGGCAGCGAGGACTTCAATCGCAAGTGGGCCGACTACAAGATCGGGTTCGGGTCCATCACCACCGAGTTCTTCATCGGGCTGGACAAGCTCCACCAGATCCTCAGCAGCGACAACTACGAGCTTCTAGTGCAGCTGCAGAACCGCAAGCAGGAGCTGCGCTATGCCCTATATGACCGCTTTGGGATCGGCAGCGAGTCGGAACAGTACCACCTGAGCGTCCTCGGGAAGTACAAGGGCGATGCCGCCGACGCTCTGCGCCAGCACGAGGGCAAGAAGTTTAGCACCCAGGACAGGGACAACGACGAAAGTGAGGCCAATTGTGCGGCCGCCCAGTCGGCGGCCTTCTGGTACGGCAGCTCCTGCAACCTAAG CAATCCCTTTGGCTTGTATCAGCGACTGCTCGATCGGGACAAGGACGAGTACAAGGGTATTCTGTGGCGCGGATTCCTCGATGGCCCCAAGGGCTCCCTGAAGATAGTACGCATGATGGTCCGCCCCCGAAACGGAACGTCGTAG
- the LOC4814232 gene encoding uncharacterized protein isoform X3, which produces MQYTKCKTMLMLAVLSLSLTLSLSAPSPQQLNAEVESTLQDSSDSDPDLNPINAEGKPRQARAGGKDLSDATDISSDNVSFELPDELFNKSFQTITNVSKSLSRLIMGSARRYSRFVLFFKPIFGDALVVKGYEDPTTTTTTTTRRTTTAEVDKLNEV; this is translated from the exons ATGCAGTACACAAAGTGCAAaacgatgctgatgctggccgTACTATCGTTATCGCTAACGCTATCGCTATCGGCTCCATCGCCTCAGCAGCTCAACGCCGAAGTGGAGTCCACGCTGCAggacagcagcgacagcgacccGGACCTTAATCCAATCAATGCAGAG GGCAAGCCGAGGCAGGCACGAGCCGGGGGCAAAGACCTGAGCGATGCCACGGACATCAGCAGCGACAACGTGTCGTTCGAGCTACCCGACGAGCTCTTCAACAAGTCCTTCCAGACCATCACCAATGTCTCCAAGTCGCTGTCCCGCCTGATCATG GGCTCTGCACGTCGCTACTCCCGCTTTGTGCTCTTCTTCAAGCCCATCTTTGGGGATGCTTTGGTGGTCAAGGGTTACGAGGATCccaccaccacaaccacaacaacaaccagacGCACGACGACCGCAGAGGTGGATAAGCTCAACGAAGTCTAA
- the LOC4814232 gene encoding uncharacterized protein isoform X1, with protein MQYTKCKTMLMLAVLSLSLTLSLSAPSPQQLNAEVESTLQDSSDSDPDLNPINAEEVLGDGQERNKRKLPDATFEAKNAVLGFVFGKIDNFLDTKTRVIEQLDRSNIEKNKQWDIKSPVPIKDFQTLITAVVSPKIRSLGNIANDLTTGVLTTITAFSGSSSGNGNANAGLGNVVSKFLSFSGPILQGSSGGVNGIGGVTTPAPDSDEAGY; from the exons ATGCAGTACACAAAGTGCAAaacgatgctgatgctggccgTACTATCGTTATCGCTAACGCTATCGCTATCGGCTCCATCGCCTCAGCAGCTCAACGCCGAAGTGGAGTCCACGCTGCAggacagcagcgacagcgacccGGACCTTAATCCAATCAATGCAGAG GAGGTGTTAGGCGATGGCCAAGAGcgcaacaaaagaaaactacCCGATGCGACATTCGAGGCCAAGAATGCGGTGCTCGGCTTCGTGTTTGGT AAAATCGACAACTTCCTGGACACGAAGACCCGTGTGATCGAGCAGCTGGATCGCTCAAACATCGAGAAGAACAAGCAGTGGGACATCAAGTCGCCGGTGCCCATCAAGGACTTCCAGACCCTGATCACAGCCGTCGTCTCGCCGAAGATCCGTTCGTTGGGCAACATTGCCAATGACCTCACCACCGGTGTCCTGACGACCATCACCGCCTTCAGTGGCTCCTCGTCGGGCAATGGAAATGCGAACGCCGGCCTGGGCAACGTTGTCTCGAAGTTCTTGAGCTTCTCCGGTCCCATCCTGCAGGGCTCCTCGGGCGGCGTCAACGGCATAGGTGGGGTGACGACACCAGCCCCGGACTCGGACGAGGCGGGCTACTAA
- the LOC4814291 gene encoding angiopoietin-4 isoform X2, producing MSQMLQLDALVMAMACLTTTQTDLGGGLGMVPPILDNSVSHRGFYIDLSLSYLYLQTSCPISALSGLTTRLQALTNDIASVKEQIGGLQEQLVDLRRSGGPAGYPVSLGLPNAIGSRLLDVDVSQLLAAQGGPGAGGDPKTPSNCLKQQGGVVRIQTRANVEPFFVFCENNVSGGGWTMVVNRYDGSEDFNRKWADYKIGFGSITTEFFIGLDKLHQILSSDNYELLVQLQNRKQELRYALYDRFGIGSESEQYHLSVLGKYKGDAADALRQHEGKKFSTQDRDNDESEANCAAAQSAAFWYGSSCNLSNPFGLYQRLLDRDKDEYKGILWRGFLDGPKGSLKIVRMMVRPRNGTS from the exons ATGTCGCAGATGCTACAGCTAGACGCGTTGGTCATGGCCATGGCGTGCCTTACCACAACGCAAACGGATCTGGGCGGGGGACTGGGGATGGTGCCACCCATTCTGGATAATTCGGTGAGTCATAGAGGATTCTACATCGATCTATCTTTAtcctatctgtatctgcagaCTAGCTGTCCCATCTCTGCGCTTAGTGGCCTCACCACACGCCTGCAGGCCCTGACCAATGACATTGCGAGTGTCAAGGAGCAGATCGGCGGCCTCCAGGAGCAGCTGGTGGACCTGCGAAGGAGTGGCGGTCCCGCTGGCTATCCAGTGTCCCTGGGCTTGCCGAATGCCATTGGATCGCGACT cctggatgtggatgtgtccCAGTTACTGGCAGCCCAAGGCGGCCCCGGGGCGGGGGGTGATCCCAAAACGCCGAGCAACTGCCTCAAGCAGCAGGGCGGTGTGGTGCGGATACAAACCCGTGCGAATGTGGAGCCCTTCTTCGTGTTCTGCGAGAATAATGTGAGTGGCGGTGGCTGGACCATGGTGGTCAACCGATACGACGGCAGCGAGGACTTCAATCGCAAGTGGGCCGACTACAAGATCGGGTTCGGGTCCATCACCACCGAGTTCTTCATCGGGCTGGACAAGCTCCACCAGATCCTCAGCAGCGACAACTACGAGCTTCTAGTGCAGCTGCAGAACCGCAAGCAGGAGCTGCGCTATGCCCTATATGACCGCTTTGGGATCGGCAGCGAGTCGGAACAGTACCACCTGAGCGTCCTCGGGAAGTACAAGGGCGATGCCGCCGACGCTCTGCGCCAGCACGAGGGCAAGAAGTTTAGCACCCAGGACAGGGACAACGACGAAAGTGAGGCCAATTGTGCGGCCGCCCAGTCGGCGGCCTTCTGGTACGGCAGCTCCTGCAACCTAAG CAATCCCTTTGGCTTGTATCAGCGACTGCTCGATCGGGACAAGGACGAGTACAAGGGTATTCTGTGGCGCGGATTCCTCGATGGCCCCAAGGGCTCCCTGAAGATAGTACGCATGATGGTCCGCCCCCGAAACGGAACGTCGTAG
- the LOC4814388 gene encoding fibrinogen-like protein A isoform X2, whose amino-acid sequence MALEALVTALACLSTTTMPEKTVIMRNSVEPFLIDVNDTACPVSTLGGLAARIQFMTDELQTLKTELSNLQQLIDEYRIQAPGEAIGTRLHPVPAIVQALPAMPSDDTPRNCLGQKHGQVLIRVARDSEPFFVSCDQNVHNGGWLVIANRFDGSEKFDRDWQNYKAGFGYLNSEFFIGLDKLNRLTNSGSYELLVIMRHKTPEERFAIYDHFSIGNEAEKYLFNVLGPYKGDAGDSLRYHAGKKFTTYDQDNDDNAQNCARIHAGAWWYGRECIESNLFGTFQPKFGQEIGYFKGILWKTFLPGPTGSLSYVRMLIRPKKKTS is encoded by the exons ATGGCGCTGGAGGCGCTCGTCACCGCTTTGGCCTGCCTCAGCACCACCACGATGCCAGAGAAGACTGTGATAATGCGGAACTCGGTGGAGCCTTTCCTAATCGATGTGAAT GACACTGCCTGTCCCGTCAGCACCTTGGGCGGCTTGGCAGCACG CATCCAGTTTATGACGGACGAGCTGCAGACACTCAAAACGGAGCTAAGCAATCTACAGCAGCTGATCGATGAATACAGGATCCAGGCGCCGGGGGAGGCCATTGGTACCCG ACTCCATCCAGTCCCAGCCATTGTCCAGGCCTTGCCAGCCATGCCCAGCGATGATACGCCCCGGAATTGCTTGGGCCAGAAGCACGGCCAGGTGCTCATCCGGGTGGCCAGAGATTCGGAGCCCTTCTTCGTGAGCTGTGACCAGAATGTACACAACGGGGGCTGGCTAGTGATCGCCAACAGGTTTGATGGCAGCGAGAAATTTGACCGCGACTGGCAGAACTACAAGGCCGGCTTTGGGTACCTCAACTCGGAGTTTTTCATCGGGCTGGACAAGCTGAACCGGCTGACCAACAGCGGGTCCTACGAGCTGCTCGTGATAATGCGCCACAAGACGCCTGAGGAGCGCTTCGCCATCTATGATCACTTCAGCATTGGCAACGAGGCCGAGAAGTATCTGTTCAACGTTCTGGGGCCCTACAAGGGCGATGCCGGCGACTCCCTGCGCTACCATGCGGGCAAGAAGTTCACCACCTACGACCAGGACAACGACGACAATGCACAGAACTGCGCTAGGATCCATGCGGGCGCATGGTGGTATGGTCGCGAGTGTATCGAGAG CAACCTCTTTGGCACCTTCCAGCCAAAGTTTGGCCAGGAGATTGGCTACTTCAAGGGCATACTGTGGAAAACCTTTTTGCCGGGGCCTACAGGCTCCCTCAGCTACGTTCGCATGCTCATCCGGCCCAAAAAAAAGACATCGTAG